A genomic segment from Halorubrum depositum encodes:
- a CDS encoding cytochrome b family protein, with translation MTDDTTPMTDGGTDEEARTDGGPPATVPPDDETPTWTERKEQSSGLAQLTYQYFERSRREDEDLRAESTYVERDVLGFPAWPHETIRNLAITSFFVGIMILVAALMPAHFGEPANPGSTPAIILPDWYLYWSFGLLKLNPINPSLEVLGGNIAISNEFLGIIAHGIVFGVITLVPFLNKGSARRPVEQPFWAAVGVTGVILSFTLAALAIQNFFPISLDLLLTLTFMLPVAGGIITYAVLKTMREGYMYDLNRRYYMLRPPK, from the coding sequence ATGACCGACGACACCACCCCCATGACGGACGGAGGCACCGACGAGGAGGCACGTACCGACGGCGGTCCGCCGGCGACCGTGCCGCCGGACGACGAGACGCCCACCTGGACCGAGCGCAAGGAGCAGTCCAGCGGGCTCGCTCAGCTCACGTATCAGTACTTCGAGCGCTCCCGCCGAGAGGACGAAGACCTTCGAGCGGAGTCGACGTACGTCGAGCGCGACGTGCTCGGCTTCCCGGCGTGGCCCCACGAGACGATCCGGAACCTCGCGATCACGAGCTTCTTCGTCGGGATCATGATCCTCGTCGCGGCGCTGATGCCCGCGCACTTCGGGGAGCCGGCGAACCCCGGCTCGACGCCGGCGATCATCCTGCCGGACTGGTACCTCTACTGGTCGTTCGGCCTGCTGAAGCTCAACCCGATCAACCCGAGCCTCGAGGTGCTCGGCGGCAACATCGCCATCTCCAACGAGTTCCTCGGGATCATCGCTCACGGGATAGTCTTCGGCGTCATCACGCTCGTTCCGTTCCTCAACAAGGGGAGCGCCCGGCGTCCCGTCGAGCAGCCGTTCTGGGCGGCCGTCGGCGTGACCGGCGTCATCCTGTCGTTCACGCTCGCGGCGCTCGCGATCCAGAACTTCTTCCCGATCTCGCTTGACCTGCTGCTCACGCTGACGTTCATGCTGCCGGTCGCCGGCGGCATCATCACCTACGCGGTGCTGAAGACGATGCGTGAGGGGTACATGTACGACCTGAACCGGCGGTACTACATGCTGCGACCGCCGAAGTAA
- a CDS encoding DUF7315 family membrane protein, which yields MSSPTDHDDAQAVDETGDPIAADEREDPRSEPTGPRIGPDGREVVVPFRLYKAVTVFSTLAAVVAYLIGFTLVDAATLQISFVRTTIVYLLNSAGLYPSNDTLVAALAVTGIAFIVAGTAVYVLGTRFRGRGMGKSQDDSGES from the coding sequence ATGTCATCACCCACCGACCACGACGACGCACAGGCGGTCGACGAGACGGGCGACCCGATCGCCGCTGACGAACGGGAGGATCCCCGCAGCGAGCCGACCGGGCCCCGGATCGGGCCCGACGGACGCGAGGTCGTCGTCCCGTTCCGCCTCTACAAGGCCGTCACCGTCTTCTCGACGCTCGCGGCCGTGGTCGCGTACCTGATCGGATTCACGCTCGTCGACGCCGCGACGCTGCAGATCAGCTTCGTTCGGACGACGATCGTCTATCTCCTGAACAGCGCCGGACTCTACCCGTCGAACGACACGCTCGTCGCCGCGCTGGCGGTCACGGGCATCGCGTTCATCGTCGCGGGGACGGCGGTGTACGTGCTCGGGACGCGGTTCCGCGGCCGCGGGATGGGAAAGTCTCAAGACGACTCCGGCGAATCGTGA
- a CDS encoding DUF7314 family protein, which produces MADEFMKGFALFTLGGLGWLTFGGWYRTPSYYDVVQLVNPAEGIESAYGQVGLVAGDAFFWVMILGALTFWVLIPASRELRDALDDDADAAN; this is translated from the coding sequence ATGGCAGACGAGTTCATGAAGGGCTTCGCCCTGTTCACGCTCGGTGGCCTCGGCTGGCTCACCTTCGGCGGCTGGTACCGGACGCCCTCGTACTACGACGTCGTGCAGCTGGTCAACCCGGCCGAAGGCATCGAAAGCGCCTACGGCCAGGTCGGCCTCGTCGCCGGCGACGCGTTCTTCTGGGTGATGATACTCGGCGCGCTCACGTTCTGGGTGCTGATCCCGGCGAGCCGCGAGCTGCGCGACGCCCTCGACGACGACGCCGACGCGGCGAACTGA
- a CDS encoding DUF7313 family protein produces MDPLQFLVPLGWLSAVGPVLPYAILTMAVANLATRHLEHRRHVEQGSDGDDVEPYTPHAVTNIGLLLLSLLFVLDAPVSGVILSVLVITMLVADLFELEARNVEARNDMSIEAPKSSIAASLLVMVFASYYALWFLVAGIWNQFVVA; encoded by the coding sequence ATGGACCCACTGCAGTTCCTCGTTCCCCTCGGCTGGCTGTCCGCCGTCGGACCGGTGCTGCCGTACGCGATACTGACGATGGCGGTGGCGAACCTCGCGACGCGTCACCTCGAACACAGACGACACGTCGAACAGGGCTCCGACGGCGACGACGTCGAACCGTACACGCCGCACGCGGTCACGAACATCGGACTGCTCCTGTTGAGCCTCCTGTTCGTGCTCGACGCGCCCGTGAGCGGCGTGATCCTCTCGGTGCTCGTGATCACGATGCTGGTCGCCGACCTGTTCGAGCTGGAGGCGCGTAACGTCGAGGCGCGCAACGACATGTCGATCGAGGCCCCGAAGAGCTCGATCGCCGCGTCGCTGCTCGTCATGGTGTTCGCCTCCTACTACGCCCTGTGGTTCCTCGTCGCGGGCATCTGGAACCAGTTCGTCGTCGCGTAG
- a CDS encoding NAD(+)/NADH kinase, producing the protein MESSERRVAVVGDDRAAALRRALAGLPYRSVERSAADAVVAVGDEALRDALVDAPDAPVIPVGSRRIAVDIDVAERRVNALLDAALRSDGHSPVDGDPLGDDVRRVAHPVLAVDAGDGETRRAAFDVALVTAEPARISEFAVGLVGGPDESFRADGVVVATPLGSDGYANAAGGPVVEPGGGLSVAPIAPFSTRTDAWVAAGRLSLSVERETESVALVVDGRERGSVVPHRPVAIEAVDSVALVTLADPRRARRSETL; encoded by the coding sequence ATGGAATCGTCGGAACGACGCGTCGCGGTCGTCGGCGACGACCGGGCGGCGGCGCTCCGGCGCGCCCTCGCGGGCCTCCCGTATCGGTCCGTCGAGCGGTCCGCCGCGGACGCGGTCGTCGCGGTCGGCGACGAGGCCCTCCGCGACGCGCTCGTCGACGCGCCGGACGCGCCGGTGATCCCGGTCGGCTCGCGGCGGATCGCGGTCGATATCGACGTCGCGGAGCGACGCGTCAACGCCCTGCTCGACGCGGCCCTCCGCTCCGACGGCCACTCCCCCGTCGACGGCGACCCTCTCGGCGACGACGTCCGACGCGTCGCGCACCCGGTCCTCGCGGTCGACGCGGGAGACGGGGAGACGCGGCGAGCCGCCTTCGACGTCGCGCTCGTCACCGCGGAGCCCGCCCGCATCTCCGAGTTCGCGGTCGGTCTCGTCGGAGGGCCGGACGAGTCGTTCCGCGCGGACGGCGTCGTCGTCGCGACCCCGCTCGGGAGCGACGGGTACGCCAACGCCGCCGGCGGCCCGGTCGTGGAGCCCGGCGGCGGTCTCTCCGTCGCGCCGATCGCTCCGTTCAGCACCCGGACGGACGCGTGGGTCGCCGCCGGGCGGCTCTCGCTCTCGGTCGAGCGCGAGACCGAGTCGGTCGCGCTCGTGGTCGACGGTCGGGAGCGCGGCTCCGTCGTGCCGCACCGACCGGTCGCGATCGAGGCGGTCGACTCGGTCGCGCTGGTGACGCTCGCGGACCCGCGCCGAGCGCGGCGATCGGAAACACTCTAA
- a CDS encoding M28 family peptidase, which translates to MTDWIGDTFTSDAGWDHLEALVDLEHRMAGSDGEHEGLELTRDALAEAGARNARVEAFEIQGWERGDSAIRAGDETVASGMNACIALPRSPSGEATGEFVDLGYGVPEDFEADLDGKVVMVSSDTPDSVDRFVHRREKYYHAVEAGAAAFVFANHVEGTLPPTGSVGTADAPVGDIPAVGVSKETGARLARRHEGDDLAVAVDCETPAATSGNAVAELGPETDDYLVVSSHVDAHDISQGAMDNGAGTATLVEVANALAAREDELDRRVRFVAFGAEEVGLVGSSLFAEGVDPDRVAAVVNVDSNVFGRTLKLDHHGFDALEAAAERVRDRFDHPVSLGAELVPHSDHWPFVERGIPGYMVSGETEGRGRGWGHTGADTLDKLESRNLREQAILLTELVAELADASVTTERRDRDEIAAALDREGKATGMKITGDWPFGG; encoded by the coding sequence ATGACCGACTGGATCGGCGACACCTTCACGAGCGACGCCGGCTGGGACCACCTCGAAGCCCTCGTCGACCTCGAACACCGCATGGCCGGCAGCGACGGCGAGCACGAGGGACTGGAGCTAACGCGCGACGCGCTGGCCGAGGCCGGCGCGCGGAACGCCCGGGTCGAGGCGTTCGAGATACAGGGCTGGGAGCGCGGCGACAGCGCGATTCGCGCCGGCGACGAGACCGTCGCGAGCGGGATGAACGCCTGCATCGCGCTCCCCCGGTCGCCGAGCGGCGAGGCGACCGGCGAGTTCGTCGACCTCGGCTACGGCGTCCCGGAGGACTTCGAGGCCGACCTCGACGGAAAGGTCGTGATGGTCTCCTCCGACACGCCCGACTCCGTCGACCGGTTCGTCCACCGCCGCGAGAAGTACTACCACGCCGTCGAGGCCGGCGCCGCCGCCTTCGTCTTCGCGAACCACGTCGAGGGGACGCTCCCGCCGACCGGCAGCGTCGGCACCGCGGACGCGCCCGTGGGCGACATCCCCGCGGTCGGGGTCTCGAAGGAGACCGGCGCGCGCCTCGCCCGCCGACACGAGGGCGACGACCTGGCCGTCGCCGTCGACTGCGAGACGCCGGCCGCGACGAGCGGGAACGCGGTGGCCGAACTCGGCCCCGAGACCGACGACTACCTCGTCGTCTCCTCGCACGTCGACGCCCACGACATCTCCCAGGGAGCGATGGACAACGGCGCCGGAACCGCCACGCTCGTCGAGGTCGCCAACGCGCTCGCCGCCCGCGAGGACGAGCTCGACCGGCGGGTCCGGTTCGTCGCCTTCGGCGCCGAGGAGGTCGGGCTCGTCGGCTCCTCGCTGTTCGCCGAGGGGGTCGACCCCGACCGGGTCGCGGCCGTCGTCAACGTCGACAGCAACGTGTTCGGCCGCACGCTGAAGCTCGACCACCACGGGTTCGACGCGCTGGAGGCGGCCGCGGAGCGCGTGAGAGACCGGTTCGACCACCCGGTCTCGCTCGGCGCGGAACTGGTCCCCCACAGCGACCACTGGCCGTTCGTCGAGCGCGGGATCCCGGGGTACATGGTCTCCGGCGAGACGGAGGGGCGCGGCCGCGGCTGGGGTCACACCGGCGCCGACACGCTCGACAAGCTGGAGTCGCGGAACCTCCGCGAGCAGGCGATCCTCCTCACCGAACTCGTCGCCGAGCTCGCCGACGCGTCGGTGACGACCGAGCGGCGGGACCGCGACGAGATAGCGGCCGCCCTCGATCGCGAGGGGAAGGCGACCGGCATGAAGATCACGGGCGACTGGCCGTTCGGGGGATAG
- a CDS encoding DUF420 domain-containing protein produces the protein MSTASVRDRAKERAGAITVLLTIVGYGAVGGVFLVPEFQALFPTLSRGTVDLLAHAIAAVNTVTVVALSLGWYWIRNDEVKKHAAAMTTSFALILLFLGMYLPKVAGGGTKEFVLDSAYSWVPLWDWVYPAYLIMLAIHIVLSVVSVPVVLYAIVLGLTHTERELRTETPHRRVGRIAASAWILSLVLGVFTYLLLNHLYDSTFAAAEAATVLLPVVPGF, from the coding sequence ATGTCCACCGCCAGCGTTCGCGACCGGGCCAAGGAGCGGGCCGGCGCGATCACCGTGCTCCTCACGATCGTCGGCTACGGGGCCGTCGGCGGCGTCTTCCTGGTCCCCGAGTTCCAGGCGCTGTTCCCGACGCTCTCCCGCGGCACCGTCGACCTGCTCGCGCACGCCATCGCCGCGGTCAACACCGTCACCGTCGTCGCGCTCTCGCTCGGCTGGTACTGGATCCGCAACGACGAGGTGAAAAAGCACGCGGCGGCGATGACGACCTCCTTCGCCCTCATCCTCCTGTTCCTCGGGATGTACCTCCCGAAGGTCGCGGGCGGCGGCACGAAGGAGTTCGTCCTCGACTCCGCGTACTCGTGGGTGCCCCTGTGGGACTGGGTGTACCCGGCGTACCTGATCATGCTCGCGATCCACATCGTCCTCTCCGTCGTCTCCGTGCCCGTCGTCCTCTACGCGATCGTCCTCGGGCTCACGCACACGGAACGCGAGCTGCGGACCGAGACGCCCCACCGTCGGGTCGGTCGGATCGCGGCGAGCGCGTGGATCCTCTCGCTCGTTCTCGGCGTCTTCACCTACCTCCTCTTGAACCACCTGTACGACTCGACGTTCGCGGCCGCCGAGGCCGCGACGGTCCTGCTCCCGGTCGTGCCCGGCTTCTGA
- a CDS encoding NAD(P)-dependent glycerol-1-phosphate dehydrogenase yields MFDKSTWIKLPRNVLVGHDVIDDLGAAVGELYLTGRPLIVTSPTPNEIAGDRVRAQFDDPATAVVEDASFEAVEELTATAEAIDPGYLIALGGGKPIDIAKMAADHLDVGFVSVPTVASHDGIVSGRSSIPEGDTRHSVAADPPLAVVADTTLLANAPWRLTTAGCADIISNYTAVKDWRLARRLRNVEYSEYAGALSEMTAELLVENADMIRPGLEESSWVVVKALVSSGVAMSIAGSSRPASGAEHLISHQLDRIAPGKALHGHQVGVASVMTEYLHSGENGRWSAIRDALAELDAPTTAAELGVDDEELLAALTTAHEIRDRYTILQGGINEEAAIEVATATGVIER; encoded by the coding sequence ATGTTCGACAAGTCCACGTGGATCAAGCTCCCGCGCAACGTGCTCGTCGGTCACGACGTGATCGACGACCTCGGCGCCGCGGTCGGCGAGCTGTACCTCACGGGGCGGCCGCTCATCGTCACGAGCCCGACGCCGAACGAGATCGCCGGCGACCGGGTGCGCGCGCAGTTCGACGACCCCGCGACCGCCGTCGTCGAGGACGCCTCCTTCGAGGCGGTCGAGGAGCTCACCGCGACCGCGGAGGCGATAGACCCCGGCTACCTGATCGCGCTGGGCGGCGGGAAGCCGATCGACATCGCGAAGATGGCGGCCGACCACCTCGACGTCGGCTTCGTCTCCGTCCCCACGGTCGCCTCCCACGACGGGATCGTCTCCGGGCGCTCCTCCATCCCCGAGGGCGACACGCGCCACTCGGTCGCCGCCGACCCGCCGCTGGCGGTCGTCGCGGACACCACGCTGCTCGCGAACGCCCCGTGGCGGCTCACCACCGCCGGCTGTGCCGATATCATCTCCAACTACACCGCGGTGAAGGACTGGCGGCTCGCCCGTCGCCTGCGGAACGTCGAGTACAGCGAGTACGCCGGCGCGCTCTCGGAGATGACCGCGGAGCTGCTCGTCGAGAACGCAGACATGATCCGGCCCGGCTTAGAGGAGTCGTCGTGGGTCGTCGTGAAGGCGCTCGTCTCCTCCGGCGTCGCGATGTCGATCGCGGGCTCCTCGCGGCCCGCCTCCGGCGCGGAACACCTCATCTCCCACCAGCTCGACCGGATCGCCCCGGGGAAGGCGCTCCACGGCCACCAGGTCGGCGTCGCCTCGGTCATGACGGAGTACCTCCACAGCGGCGAGAACGGGCGGTGGAGCGCGATCCGCGACGCGCTCGCGGAGCTCGACGCCCCGACGACCGCGGCCGAGCTCGGCGTCGACGACGAGGAGCTGCTCGCCGCGCTGACGACCGCTCACGAAATCCGCGACCGCTACACGATCCTCCAGGGCGGGATCAACGAGGAGGCGGCGATCGAGGTCGCGACGGCGACCGGCGTCATCGAGCGATAG
- a CDS encoding LysE family translocator, whose translation MNLLVTLGAGVVFGLALAAPPGPMNAVIAEESVLRGRTAGFRAGLGAATADAIFFVLAYLGVVAVVDALPLLRAAMVAAGGVLMLYFAVGAARGARASFRPTSGDEPSIDEGKGFRKALVLALTNPYQVLFWLTVGVGLLRPGELDVLARLPVVGADLAGTFVVTTGSPALIGGFFLGVLIWITGFPAGLVAAENRTETFAPLVAVASAVVLAGFGVFFLYDAATTFL comes from the coding sequence GTGAACCTCCTCGTGACGCTCGGTGCGGGGGTCGTCTTCGGCCTCGCGCTCGCGGCCCCGCCCGGTCCGATGAACGCCGTCATCGCCGAGGAGTCCGTGCTCCGCGGCCGGACCGCCGGCTTCCGGGCGGGACTCGGCGCCGCGACCGCCGACGCGATCTTCTTCGTCCTCGCGTACCTCGGCGTCGTCGCCGTCGTCGACGCGCTCCCGCTGCTCCGTGCCGCGATGGTCGCGGCCGGCGGCGTCCTCATGTTATACTTCGCCGTCGGCGCGGCCCGCGGAGCGCGCGCGTCGTTCCGCCCGACATCGGGCGACGAACCCTCGATCGACGAGGGGAAGGGGTTCCGCAAGGCGCTGGTGCTCGCGCTGACGAACCCGTACCAGGTGCTGTTCTGGCTCACCGTCGGCGTCGGCCTGCTGCGCCCGGGCGAGCTCGACGTGCTGGCCCGGCTGCCGGTCGTCGGCGCCGACCTCGCCGGCACGTTCGTCGTCACCACCGGCTCCCCCGCGCTGATCGGCGGCTTCTTCCTCGGTGTACTGATCTGGATCACCGGATTCCCCGCGGGGCTCGTCGCCGCCGAGAACCGGACCGAGACGTTCGCGCCGCTCGTCGCGGTGGCCTCGGCGGTCGTGCTCGCCGGGTTCGGCGTCTTCTTCCTCTACGACGCGGCGACGACGTTCTTATAA